acactcaggtgtacatatgtctgttattatagcactatacacgaatgatggtttagagctgacctgatgatggagaagagagaaggtcaagggaactcggcaatggtaaatattaactacctcgtgtttgggcttatattattcgcattgacgagaacttttcactaatgtgaatagtgattaaaaagctaaaaaaaaactttttttttttttcttttaagtttcttttttaattaacctttgccagttcagaagtttacacataacagggaaacctcttcaagtaggtaaggtcggtacttagtcgtaggtatctggtgtggttcatgtcaatagtgcaatgggtggggctcaaaactcaaactcaagacGTTttgattaccaggcaaactctgtaactatggtgatgttactcTTCGCATGTATAACGTTACTGTTTTTTATGGTCcatgttttttatggtcctttatgcaaataatctttaaaatcaccataaattcaacataacctatttttgtgaaaatatgatatagctcctataccccatggattggattttttggcaccatcaaaggtctatcataatgaacccattggtatccatttcgttgctgtcgattctgggtttttttactatgaaaatttggccatctcctttatttgaaattctgaatatagatataaacataaataggtaagtaagccagtttttacaaaaaataatcttgTGATTTAGCATTGCAAAAATGGAAAGATGGAATTTTTAAGATGAGCTAAATAGTTTCCTTTGTAATGAATAATGCTATAATTCCTACCATAGAGAAAAactatatttgtctgttttaacGTTAACGTTACGTACGTTACGTACGTACATTAGTTTTTGAAAGTTCACAATTTAACTGCCCAAGTTTATAAATACACTGTGTATTCAATTCATTGaaatatattgatatatatCCCGACTGCTACGCAGATTGTAGTTAGACTAAACTTAAATCTAATGTCAGTGTTTGAAATTAAGTTGTCAGCTGTATGCAATTACATTTATAAAGCGAATTTAAGTTTAGCTGTAGGCTATGGCTTTACTTGTAGATAATAAGTGTAGTTTTAGTTTCGCAATATCTATAAAGGTTTCTGAGCGCTTTCGACGTAACAACTAAATTGTTTCTAGCATTTACCTACTTTAGGAAACTTAGGTATGTATCACCACATACctaagttttataaaatgtttctggTTTTAAGAGAAATAAATCGTgcttattaattgttttttaaatccACATTTAGATTATTAACTTATTCTAGCTCTTATGTGTAATATTGCATCATTAAATAGCAttggaattgaaaaaaaaactaggaaGATCATGAAGTATTTTTGCCAATGTCaacttctatacatataataaaatcgtaggaaagccaaatatttttgaaagtaaaatatttttttaaaagaatacttggggggtgatctataatcgattctgaacccaaatatgtagtttttagattttttgtctgtttatttgtttgtctgtaGGTATGTCCGGAGTAAACTTAAAAAGTACTGCACGGATTTacttcaaattttgcatgaatattacttATAGGTCGGGTCAGGACATAGGCTacatattatcacgctatcacctacaagggatgagcaatgaaccaATATTTCTGTTAATCGTTCTGTAGACGCGTGAGATATTACAATGCATATTTGAAAGTTGCCTATTATTATAGTTGGGTTGTCATCAATGTTTGAATTGAAAAATTGCGCTTTACCTTTAAGTTACTtgagcataaaaataaaattttaagcaAATTAGGTTCAGTCAAGGTTAAAGTGgcgcaaataaaaaaaaacatacaaagtaAGCGAATATTATATAGAAgcatattgcccacgcagacgaagtcgcgggcaacagttAACAATATTTCGATTGGTCTGATGTAAACTATTACTTTACATATATCTACAATTCTTTCACAtgagatcatcatcatcccccgagcctttttcccaactatgttgtacACATGTATGTTTCACATGAGATAAACAGACTGATCTTAAACTTAGTATTTACTTACTTAGGTACATGACTTAAGGCCTGTTAGGGTCAGAGCAATCGGCTCAGTTCCGTAAGGTCTCGCCGGCTCGCCTCGCCCCACTTCATATCGCAAGCAGCCGAACCGGCACACAACTGACATATTTCTAACTCGatcgttattttatttatttctagtaaATAAACTTAAGCTGTATCGAGATCGGATCTTGCAATCGATAGAGTAGTTGCTTGGTtgcttaaagttttttttaatttttatgtgcgTGTGGAGATTGCGGTCTATCGGTagttaaacaatttttattgagTACTAAGTATGTCTGATGTTTGTCTCGGTATATATAGACTATAGTATTTTGCTTCTTCAGCAGTAGTTTTAGTATGTAACTCTTTACTTAAAAATGTTCTATGTTATACTTACTGTATCATTCTTTCTAAGAAACTTTGTGTAAAATTATATCATTGTATAACTTTTCATTTTCTTTGATTCCAGGTGCTGCTTTCAGCAAGCAGCCTATCAACAACAAAAGAAATAGCTGACAAATCGAAAGTGTCCAAACTTCTTGCCACTGAGGGGATCAAAGATGGCGTTACGTCAGACAAGGGGGTGAAGAGACACATCCCGGCTTATGGGTACGGGGGACACTCCATCGGGATTTCAGCAGCACCAGCTATTAGCATAGGCCACTCGGTTGGCCTGGGTCACTCTGTTGGACTAGCTGGCCACTCCATCGGTCTAGGCGGCTCCGGTATCGGTATATCTTCAGGAGGTATAATCGCCGGAGGTGTAGGAGGGGGCCTAGGAGGAGGAATAGGGGGCGGTATTGGTATAGGGGGAGGCGGTATTGGTATTGGAGGAGGCGGTATTGGTATTGGAGGAGGACCAGCAGTCGCAGTAGCTGGCCCAGCAGTTGCCGCAGGACCCGTCGCAGTAGCAGCCGGCCCAGCAGCAGTACAAACATCCGTGAACATAGAACCAAACCCCGTAATCTTACGTCAGGAAGTACCTCGCTACATCACCAGAACAATCACGCGAGACGTACAAGTTCCAGTACAAGTGCCTGTTCCGGTCCCTGTTGACCGTCAGGTACCAGTCCCTGTGAGGGTCCCGGTACCCGTGACTGTCGACAGGCCGGTGCCTTATCCAGTAGTACAAAAAGTCCCCGTGGAAGTCACAAGGCAAGTGCCTGTGTATTATGAGAGGAAAGTGCCATATCCCGTGAGGGTTCCCGTGAATGTGCCTGTGCCGTACCCCGTGACTGTCGAGAGGCATGTTCCTGTCGACAGGCCTGTGTATGTAGACCGTCAGGTCCCAGTGCCACAGCCCGTCTACGTAGATCGTCCCGTACAAGTTCCGGTACCTGTACAAGTGGACAGGCCCGTGCCTGTGCCCCAACCTGTTGTGGTAGACAGGCCCGTTCCTGTGCCTCAACCTGTAGTTGTCGAGAGACGAGTTGCTGTGCCTGCTGTTGCCGCAGTTTCTGCCGTCCCCGTTGCGGTTGGCGGAGGAGGTATAGGAATCGGCGGAGGTGGTATAGGAATCGGCGGAGGTATCGGCGGTGGTATCGGAGGAGGTGTAGGAGTCGGTGGAATTTCGGGAGGTATCATCTCGAGTGGTATTGGGGGAATATCCGGCGGTTACGGAGTGTCGGGAGGCTACGCAAGCGGCTATGGGGTGTCTTCAGGCTACGGTGGAGGCTACTCCAAGACCATTTCGTACAACTCTATTGGTCACCACTAATATGTTATAACCAGGTGTATCAAGATGCATTATATCTttgtaattaaagttattttaccAGTGTCgtgggtttttattttaatctgacGAATCCTCAATATGGGCAAAATTTAATTTGAGATTATTTATATAGGATGttgtttttcaatttatattaaaagtcCCAATAACATTTCAGatatttaatgtaataaaatcacAAAGTCGTTGGCAAAGACAACAGTTTGAGAAAACACACAAATGAttggaaaaatattaaagtgCAAAAACCACAGATCAGTCAAAAAATTGTGCGATATAAGTTTTCCTTGTCTTATTGATAAAACTTATAGTAAACACACACAAGCTAGGCGTATAAAATACTAAACTAGGTCTATATTTAAATCTATGGCACACACATTTCACAATACATTACTGCTTATCACTATTTCAATTACTTTTTGGGGAACACTAAACTGTACTTACACCAATTTATTTTGCTACAAGGTCTATTTACTTAGTAAGCTTTCCCCAAATTCAAGCTTTGTATCTTGTATATTATATCTTTGAAGGCCAATTATGCAAGGCACATGTGTCTTATTTTAACACTCTCAGCTAGTTTTAtcacaagtaaataaatattaacttgaAATATAACTGCTTTTATTTTGCATTGACTAAAATCATGGTCATGAAAATCATTTTTCCGTACTCCTTTAAAAGGGTTCGTCTTGAAGAACATCGGTAGTGACGACCTCTAAAACCTCGATACTGAAGAAGCTAACTCTAAAGTACAAAAGTGGTTCTACACGATACCAACTTGACGCAGATTTTCATAGCATTTTGTCTGCACAGCAAATCGGTGCATACAAAAGTCTGAGTCTTTGATAAGCCAGCACACAAAAAAGTCACTCAGACTTCAGATTTTTAAGACTACATTTCCACTTTAGATTTTCTCTAAGACATTAAGTTCGTAcagatatttttacaaaactggCTTTATCGTGTGGAAAACCcatgtttatacaaataaagtatcttttaACTTGGATCCACCAGTATGCATcctttaaaatataatgcatCGTTTGCTAGGGTTCATTTTAGAGCCGGGCGGGCAGTCCCACGCTCGAGCAAACTCCGCGCTGTTCTGcagcgcgccgcgagcgcggaACTGTTGCGGGGAGTGCTCGTCTTCTAAGTCTGCCTTCAGAGAGTCCCGCGTTGATACGCCACACCAGAGCTACGGGGATGTTAAAATACTGAATTATAGAAATGTCTTTATTTTATCCTTTATGGGCAAGAGGATGGTGTGTATAATGAAATCATTTCTAATCAAGTTTTCTTTAATTAGCAACAACTGCTGGACGAAGGCCTCCCTTTTTAACAGCGTTCTGAGATCAATCAGACTTTTTACCAGGCCTGCGGGATTTTCGCGAAAGAGTTATCGCAGCCCTGGCACACAAAAGTAACAAGGAAGTAACATGATGGGATTTAGTCTAAAAACTCCCTTACACACTGGTCAGATAACGGGAAGGTTCATtaattgatgatttcccatcaaaaagaGGTCAATGAaactttgtaaaataaaattgcaccAAATGTGTATAATGGTTCTACCATCTACTTTAGGCGAAGATATTCATGTTAGCCACTTAGTGACTTACATTCCCATAAGACAAGAAGAACAGTTGTTCAGGCGTCAACTTCTCAAAGCCCGGTAGCTTGGGCTCGGGCCCTCGTCTCTTGAGGTGATGCTTCAGCGCCGCGAGAGCTTCTC
The window above is part of the Helicoverpa zea isolate HzStark_Cry1AcR chromosome 14, ilHelZeax1.1, whole genome shotgun sequence genome. Proteins encoded here:
- the LOC124636371 gene encoding WAS/WASL-interacting protein family member 1-like, which produces MTLIFFLMVLLSASSLSTTKEIADKSKVSKLLATEGIKDGVTSDKGVKRHIPAYGYGGHSIGISAAPAISIGHSVGLGHSVGLAGHSIGLGGSGIGISSGGIIAGGVGGGLGGGIGGGIGIGGGGIGIGGGGIGIGGGPAVAVAGPAVAAGPVAVAAGPAAVQTSVNIEPNPVILRQEVPRYITRTITRDVQVPVQVPVPVPVDRQVPVPVRVPVPVTVDRPVPYPVVQKVPVEVTRQVPVYYERKVPYPVRVPVNVPVPYPVTVERHVPVDRPVYVDRQVPVPQPVYVDRPVQVPVPVQVDRPVPVPQPVVVDRPVPVPQPVVVERRVAVPAVAAVSAVPVAVGGGGIGIGGGGIGIGGGIGGGIGGGVGVGGISGGIISSGIGGISGGYGVSGGYASGYGVSSGYGGGYSKTISYNSIGHH